In Urechidicola croceus, a single window of DNA contains:
- a CDS encoding TonB-dependent receptor has product MKKNILTIMFCLGALFGFSQTIVNGKVIGQNGDAIMGANVYLDGTYDGTTTDENGEFSFKTKESGTQKLTVSFMSYETKSLVQDVTTMNSLIIKLKDDVNNLDAVVLSAGTFKAGDNSKVTALKPLDVVTTASALGDPIAAFQTLPGTSTVAEDGRLFVRGGEADETQIFIDDIRVFTPYSATANNTPTRGRYSPFLFDGMTFSTGGYSAEYGQALSSVLLLNTINEPDQEKTDIGIMSVGASIGNTQKWDKNSLSINASYINLSPYNGLFPDRNEWIKPYETFAGEAVYRKKYDNGILKLYSAFDASNFELIQEDINYDDGVHFKLKNNNLYFNGSYRGVLNDNWSIFSGLSYTYAKNKIGIIDSDIDDTENSIHAKLKFKRNFSSRFKLNFGAEYFTTDFQEDYSDLNFSNEKYGFNNDISAIYTEADIFFSKKMAVKSGIRLEYSELFDELKVAPRVSLAYKTSDNSQVSLAYGDFYQAPTNEILKFSQDLKSQNTSHYILNYQYNNEGKIFRAETYYKKYNNLVKYDTDFVSFDSNITSNGNGYSTGLDLFWRDNKTIKNLDYWLSYSYLDTKRDYKNYENKAQPNFVNKHNFSVVGKYWVEDWKSQVGISYTFASGRPYTNPNNEGFLNQKTKPYNSLSVNWAYLISQQKILYFSINNALGFKNVNGYQYTNTPNMDGNFDSRVLRPAADRFFFIGFFWTISEKGTDNQLNNL; this is encoded by the coding sequence ATGAAAAAAAATATATTAACTATAATGTTTTGTTTAGGTGCCCTTTTTGGGTTTTCTCAAACAATTGTTAATGGTAAAGTCATTGGTCAAAATGGAGATGCTATTATGGGAGCTAATGTTTATTTAGATGGAACTTATGATGGAACAACTACTGATGAAAATGGTGAGTTTTCATTTAAAACTAAAGAAAGTGGAACACAGAAATTAACAGTTTCATTTATGTCTTATGAAACGAAAAGTTTAGTTCAAGATGTAACAACAATGAATTCTTTAATAATCAAATTAAAAGATGATGTGAATAACTTGGATGCAGTGGTACTTTCTGCAGGAACATTTAAAGCAGGTGACAATAGTAAAGTTACAGCATTAAAACCTTTAGATGTTGTTACAACGGCAAGTGCGCTTGGGGATCCTATAGCAGCATTTCAAACATTGCCAGGAACATCTACAGTTGCTGAAGATGGTCGGTTATTTGTAAGAGGAGGTGAGGCTGATGAAACTCAAATTTTTATTGATGATATTAGAGTATTTACACCATACTCAGCAACAGCCAACAATACTCCAACTAGAGGACGATATTCTCCATTTCTATTTGATGGAATGACATTTTCAACTGGAGGTTATTCTGCTGAATATGGTCAAGCTTTATCAAGTGTTTTATTGTTAAATACTATAAATGAACCAGATCAAGAAAAAACAGATATTGGAATAATGTCAGTTGGAGCGTCTATTGGCAATACTCAAAAATGGGATAAGAATTCTTTAAGTATTAATGCTTCTTATATTAATTTGTCACCATATAACGGTTTGTTCCCAGATAGAAATGAATGGATAAAACCTTATGAAACTTTTGCAGGAGAGGCTGTTTATAGAAAAAAATATGATAATGGTATACTTAAATTATATTCAGCTTTTGACGCCTCAAATTTTGAATTAATTCAAGAGGATATCAATTATGACGATGGAGTGCACTTTAAGTTGAAAAATAACAATTTGTATTTTAATGGTTCATATCGTGGTGTATTGAATGATAATTGGTCAATTTTTAGCGGACTTAGTTATACATATGCTAAAAATAAAATCGGCATAATTGATAGTGATATTGATGATACAGAAAATTCAATTCATGCGAAGTTAAAATTTAAAAGAAATTTTAGTAGTCGATTTAAGTTAAATTTTGGTGCAGAATATTTTACAACGGATTTTCAAGAAGATTATTCAGATTTAAATTTTTCAAATGAGAAGTATGGTTTTAATAATGATATAAGTGCTATATACACCGAAGCCGACATCTTTTTTTCAAAGAAAATGGCAGTAAAGTCAGGAATTAGGCTTGAGTATTCTGAATTGTTTGATGAATTAAAAGTAGCACCTCGAGTTTCATTAGCTTACAAAACATCAGATAATAGTCAAGTTTCATTAGCTTATGGAGATTTTTATCAAGCACCTACTAACGAAATATTAAAATTTAGCCAAGATTTAAAATCACAAAATACTTCGCATTATATTTTGAACTACCAATATAATAATGAAGGTAAAATATTCAGAGCTGAAACTTATTATAAAAAATATAACAATTTAGTTAAATACGATACTGATTTTGTGAGTTTTGATAGTAATATTACTTCTAACGGAAATGGTTATTCAACTGGATTAGATTTATTTTGGAGAGATAATAAAACTATTAAAAATCTAGATTATTGGTTAAGTTACTCATATTTAGATACAAAACGTGATTATAAAAATTATGAGAACAAAGCACAGCCAAATTTTGTAAACAAACACAATTTCTCGGTAGTAGGAAAATATTGGGTAGAAGATTGGAAAAGTCAAGTAGGTATTAGTTATACATTCGCCTCTGGTAGACCATATACAAATCCAAATAATGAAGGTTTTTTAAATCAAAAAACAAAGCCATACAATAGTTTGAGTGTGAATTGGGCATATTTAATTTCTCAACAAAAGATACTTTATTTCTCAATAAATAATGCATTAGGTTTCAAAAATGTAAATGGTTATCAGTATACCAATACACCTAATATGGATGGTAACTTTGATAGTAGAGTATTGAGACCTGCTGCAGATAGATTCTTTTTTATAGGCTTCTTCTGGACTATTAGTGAAAAAGGAACAGACAATCAATTAAACAATTTATAA
- a CDS encoding alpha/beta hydrolase family protein produces the protein MIYLKTPDSVKIAVLRYNSLLKPEESQVLIINSATGVNQKFYKNYAKFLTTYGYNVITYDYRGVAASRPKKLRGFKANLTDWGGKDFPEIINYCRKNFPNQKLHVFGHSIGGTLPGFTEMNKVIDNLVTIGSQTAYYKDWSPSDQKKLYFLWHLIFPFISNIIGYFPGKFLKQSEDLPKGVVNQWHSRRLTENMEKQLNALGHETYFNKIEVNITTVYITDDSIGTKKALNRLIKLYSNAKHNFVELSPESIKVEEIGHFGFFSRKFKKTLWKQSLNWF, from the coding sequence ATGATATACCTCAAAACACCAGATTCTGTAAAAATTGCAGTATTAAGATATAATTCACTTTTAAAACCTGAAGAAAGCCAAGTGTTAATTATTAATTCTGCAACAGGTGTAAATCAAAAGTTTTATAAGAATTATGCAAAATTTTTAACTACTTATGGATACAATGTTATCACATACGATTATAGAGGTGTGGCTGCTTCAAGACCAAAAAAGTTAAGAGGCTTTAAAGCAAATCTAACAGATTGGGGCGGAAAAGATTTCCCCGAAATAATTAATTATTGTAGAAAAAATTTTCCAAATCAAAAACTACATGTTTTTGGTCATAGTATTGGCGGAACTTTACCTGGTTTTACCGAAATGAATAAGGTGATTGATAATTTAGTAACTATTGGATCTCAAACAGCCTATTATAAAGATTGGAGTCCATCAGATCAAAAGAAACTATACTTCTTATGGCATCTAATTTTTCCATTCATTTCTAATATTATAGGTTATTTTCCAGGTAAATTTTTAAAACAATCAGAAGATTTACCTAAAGGTGTTGTTAATCAATGGCACTCAAGACGATTGACTGAAAATATGGAAAAACAATTAAATGCTTTGGGACATGAAACTTATTTTAATAAAATTGAAGTCAATATAACAACCGTTTATATTACTGATGATTCTATTGGTACTAAAAAAGCTCTAAATCGATTGATAAAATTGTATTCAAATGCAAAACATAATTTTGTTGAATTATCTCCTGAATCTATTAAAGTTGAAGAGATTGGTCATTTTGGTTTTTTTAGCAGGAAATTTAAAAAAACCTTATGGAAACAATCATTAAACTGGTTTTAA
- a CDS encoding RNA polymerase sigma factor yields MTKSLEQQFVTELEANQNIIHKVCRVYTNNSDAHKDLFQEITIQLWKAYPKFRGDSKFSTWMYRVGLNTAITLYRKSKRQIQTSDISDFHYKLESSEYDSEIDDQMKLLYKAIHQLSDIEKALILLYLEDKPYVEIAETMGITEVNARVKVNRIKTKLKTILNP; encoded by the coding sequence GTGACCAAGAGCCTAGAACAACAATTTGTAACTGAACTTGAAGCAAACCAAAATATTATACACAAGGTTTGTCGAGTTTACACAAATAATTCTGATGCTCACAAAGACCTATTTCAAGAAATAACCATTCAATTATGGAAAGCATACCCAAAATTTAGAGGTGATTCAAAGTTTAGTACTTGGATGTATCGTGTAGGCTTAAATACAGCTATAACATTATATAGAAAAAGTAAACGTCAAATACAAACGAGTGACATTTCTGATTTTCATTACAAACTTGAGAGTAGTGAATATGACAGTGAAATTGATGACCAAATGAAACTTTTATATAAAGCAATACACCAACTAAGTGATATTGAAAAAGCATTAATTTTATTGTATTTGGAAGATAAACCTTATGTTGAAATTGCAGAAACAATGGGTATTACAGAAGTCAATGCTAGAGTAAAAGTAAATAGGATAAAAACAAAATTGAAAACAATATTAAATCCGTAA
- a CDS encoding peptidylprolyl isomerase translates to MNNGLYAKFNTTKGAILVNLEFEKTPGTVGNFVALAEGNLENRAKPQGTPYYDGLNFHRVIADFMIQGGCPLGTGTGDPGYKFDDEFHPELKHDKPGILSMANSGPGTNGSQFFITHVETAWLDNKHTVFGNVVEGQNIVDTIAQGDVLESIEIIRVGKDAENFNAIESFRTFEGSRAKRIAEAKAESDKILDEVSTGFDKTNSGLRYKILQNGNGKQATKGAMVSVHYKGQLLDGTVFDSSYKRKQPIDFNVGVGQVIPGWDEGIQLLKVGDKARFVIPSDLAYGSRGAGGVIPPDAPLIFDVELMNVK, encoded by the coding sequence ATGAATAACGGTTTATACGCAAAATTTAACACGACAAAAGGTGCTATTTTAGTGAATTTAGAGTTTGAAAAAACTCCTGGAACAGTTGGTAACTTTGTTGCTTTAGCAGAAGGAAATCTAGAAAACAGAGCAAAACCTCAAGGAACTCCATATTATGATGGATTAAATTTCCATAGAGTTATTGCTGATTTTATGATTCAAGGTGGTTGTCCTTTAGGTACTGGTACTGGTGATCCTGGATATAAATTTGATGATGAATTTCATCCTGAATTAAAACATGATAAACCAGGAATTTTATCTATGGCCAATAGTGGTCCTGGAACAAATGGAAGTCAGTTTTTCATCACTCATGTTGAAACTGCATGGTTAGATAACAAACACACTGTTTTTGGAAATGTTGTTGAAGGGCAAAATATAGTTGATACTATTGCTCAAGGAGATGTTTTAGAATCTATTGAAATTATAAGAGTTGGTAAAGATGCTGAAAACTTTAATGCAATTGAAAGTTTTAGAACTTTTGAAGGCTCTCGTGCAAAGCGTATTGCCGAAGCAAAAGCTGAAAGCGATAAAATTTTAGATGAAGTTTCTACTGGGTTTGATAAAACAAATAGTGGATTAAGGTATAAAATACTTCAAAACGGAAATGGGAAACAAGCAACAAAAGGTGCTATGGTTTCTGTTCATTATAAAGGTCAATTATTAGACGGAACAGTATTTGATTCATCTTATAAAAGAAAACAACCAATCGATTTTAATGTAGGAGTAGGTCAAGTTATTCCTGGATGGGATGAAGGTATTCAATTATTAAAAGTTGGAGATAAAGCACGTTTTGTTATTCCATCTGATTTAGCATATGGAAGTCGTGGTGCTGGAGGAGTAATACCACCAGATGCTCCACTTATTTTTGATGTTGAATTGATGAATGTAAAATAA
- a CDS encoding tetratricopeptide repeat protein produces MKTHQSLLLILLFFTFGCSNNSSNSPEFITQSSGKYLFNPDETIEIYFEENELLMKWRGANEIKPMKIDNNTFFVKEMNEKIQFLTNPSDNRLYISLVPKEKNQSIEYNFRKLNEGENIPSMYLENNQFDKALIGYLSIQKSDSLSPAIQENYLNSKGYNLLRTDNTDQAINIFKVNTKLYPNSSNVYDSLGDALLQKGDTIEALKNFKKSLELDSGNKKAKRLIEKMTTKK; encoded by the coding sequence ATGAAAACACACCAAAGTTTACTACTTATTTTATTGTTTTTTACTTTTGGATGCTCAAATAACTCAAGTAACAGTCCTGAGTTTATTACACAATCTTCAGGTAAGTACTTATTTAATCCCGACGAAACAATTGAAATTTATTTTGAAGAAAATGAATTGTTAATGAAATGGAGAGGTGCAAATGAAATAAAGCCAATGAAAATTGATAATAATACTTTCTTCGTTAAAGAAATGAATGAGAAAATTCAGTTTCTTACAAATCCGTCAGATAATAGATTGTACATTTCATTAGTACCAAAAGAAAAAAATCAATCAATAGAATATAATTTTCGAAAACTAAATGAAGGTGAAAATATACCAAGTATGTATCTCGAAAACAATCAATTTGACAAAGCACTAATTGGCTATTTATCTATTCAAAAAAGTGATTCATTATCCCCAGCAATTCAAGAAAATTATTTAAATTCAAAAGGATACAATCTTTTAAGAACAGACAATACAGATCAAGCAATTAATATTTTTAAAGTCAATACTAAGTTATATCCCAATAGTTCAAATGTTTATGACAGTTTAGGAGATGCTCTATTACAGAAGGGAGATACAATTGAAGCTTTAAAAAACTTTAAAAAATCATTAGAATTAGATTCTGGTAATAAAAAAGCCAAAAGACTGATTGAAAAAATGACTACTAAAAAATGA